The DNA window ccataaatatagtgttcccatgccatggtttttgtcttgcttttgcctaaagtcggtcttaaaatctatattgaattcattgcagagacgctcatacactttcatgtttattctattgttgaatgggttccagctcttttcatgcggcattggtgcctgaagttcagacaagattctcctgcactgatagtaaacgtgaaatgtgtacacacactttgtcagtaagtttgaattattcatgtggtctgcataggacactccacatcctgtggttgcacagaatattgcaaagtttaactgattctgatagaactgaattgggtgagagttccacatctttggaacactatcatttttgattgggggatttaggtaagaatggaatgggtcaggcactttaacgcgaatggattctgtttctgttacagcaaagtccaactcatggaaagaaatagtctttggattgtaatatggtccagttttgtatttaacgtctttgttgaatttatactgaatcatttttgttgttgaataaaaaatgtttatcacactaacaaatgtgaagactagtgtgccagttaaacttgcaaaccctatcaacaatcaaaatggaggaatgaaagttgcactgcatgaaattatgtacaaggttacttggtataatatcagtaaaaaaaagaataacaactgggttagaattaatggtaaaacacattctgtagaagatggttactatgacttctgcactttagagaaagaattgtttgctccagtaggtattacagcgagtttaaatcatgcaagtctcattgctactcttactatgcccaaaactagagaagtaaacagatcatttgagtttccaaccaaactccttgatatgcttggaattacaaatatatacaagggaacacgtcccattgacatggatgttaacagtgtactgtttgttcacatgagagagcttaacacatcctataatctgtttaatgatcagcgttctgatctgcttaggattcttccaccgagtgatgcctctttttgtaaaatgcacgtgccaacatttaagacacttcagttcaaggacttggaggaagggtgtcatgaattcctacacattgatctgaaaaatcaaagtggacaaccagttgattgtttgtttaacattacattggaaatagttccataaaatattgagtattaaaatgtcgagtggacctacaatagcttatcctgttgcatgttcaactatagagttgaaagatttagcagatgctatcgactttgagagcaatgctgaagttggtgcagtgtatgcatttgagtttacagacactggtcattacaagagaaaggaaatcgacgatgaaaagaaaccaagattcctcaaactaggtcaaatccgtgatgttaatgtacctgatccaattgtcgatgacacattctacatgtggaaacatcagaataaaaaatgggtacttagtcctgttatgaaaaagattgactgggaaatgaagtttgaatttgtgagtccatacactcttgttggaaaagacgacacattccgtaagtcaatcaatgctaaaccactaattgttagccttgttcctgcgtttaacagcaggggagaagttgcagttaaacctttccataagaacaactatctcattcacagaaaacaaagtgttgaaaaggacgctgacaccattgtcgattttatacccaagcttccaatagggcagaatgcaactatgatatttgatatagttgtcaggaaaagggaagaaaccacaaacactgttctaatgagaggaataaatctcaactggagaccattaaatgttgaagaagtcagagtatttattgctgttcaaaaggattctaacacaataaaaaaacagacgtcaaaccaaaatgttgttgttaacgcagatataaataatttaacagaaataagaagtattaatcttacttatcttgatttgattgctttctactatacagataaggtgttaagcaatgaacagcttcaaagcttagcagaaacactggccagtgagaattaagataaatattttatattttgcattaaaaagatgactagcagtgtgaagctttatcctaatattgatgaaagtgctgcagaaagtcaacaattcagactggcacacattagtaatatacaaaaacaactagaagatgaattagaaaaatattctcgcgctagacgtaagtactcaacaacttacaacagcctttctaatgccagcactggttctactatccttgcatcagctgcaggtgtaacgggaacaattctgttagctaccggagtagggactccagtttctctaatcctaggtggtgtcgcagcagcagttggtggtttatcatttatagcatcagctataatgaaaaaaattgtgaaaaagcttgaaaaacacgaatccatttccactcttgcatcatcaaaattgtctagcctaaaactgtctatcagtaaagcacttgaagattcaaaagtttctgacgaagaattcaaacagatacaaacagactttgatgactacaaaagtaagaaagcaagtattcaaacaaaaacacgagctgaatataacaagccactcgatatagaagatctgaaaaagcagtttttaaaaaaggggattcaaataggacgggaagaaaaagtaaaaatagaatcacttgtaaagagttaactattcgtttagacagtcacattgcatgtatcagatataattctaacagtgaaagaacatatgaagtaaagtttgtaaatgagagagcgtattgagcttaagaatgttgtataagagaaagggagaatgtacgttctgggttactgattccgacagacccggcattggttcaaaacaaccttactttactgtatttttttttgtatggatttatgcagtatttttctgattttgtcgcatgtttcattttagtaaaagtttagtccagaagcctattttgcgttaatatttagggtctgtcggaatcggtgagccagaacgtacattctccctttctccNNNNNNNNNNNNNNNNNNNNNNNNNNNNNNNNNNNNNNNNNNNNNNNNNNNNNNNNNNNNNNNNNNNNNNNNNNNNNNNNNNNNNNNNNNNNNNNNNNNNNNNNNNNNNNNNNNNNNNNNNNNNNNNNNNNNNNNNNNNNNNNNNNNNNNNNNNNNNNNNNNNNNNNNNNNNNNNNNNNNNNNNNNNNNNNNNNNNNNNNAAGggagagaataagacgaaagggggagagaataagacgaaaggaaagggagagaataagacgaaaggaaagggagagaataagacgaaaggtAAGGGggagaataagacgaaaggtaagggagagaataagacgaaatgaaagggagagaataagacgaaaggaaagggagagaataagacgaaaggaaagggaggaataagacgaaaggaaagggagagaataagacgaaaggtaagggagagaataagacgaaaggaaagggagagaataagacgaaaggaaagggggagaataagacgaaaggaaagggagagaataagacgaaaggaaagggggagagaataagacgaaaggaaagggggagagaataagacgaaaggaaagggagagaataagacgaaaggaaagggagagaataagacgaaaggaaagggggagaataagacgaaaggtaagggagagaataagacgaaaggtaagggagagaataagacgaaatgaaagggagagaataagacgaaaggaaagggaggaataagacgaaaggaaagggaggaataagacgaaaggaaagggggaggaataagacgaaatgaaagggagagaataagacgaaaggaaagggagagaataagacgaaaggaaagggaggaataagacgaaatgaaagggagagaataagacgaaaggaaagggagagaataagacgaaaggaaagggagagaataagacgaaaggtaagggagagaataagacgaaaggtaagggagagaataagacgaaaggtaagagggagagaataagacgaaatgaaagggagagaataagacgaaaggaaagggagagaataagacgaaaggaaagggagagaataagacgaaaggaaagggggagaataagacgaaaggaaagggggagagaataagacgaaaggaaagggagagaataagacgaaaggaaagggggagagaataagacgaaaggaaagggggagaataagacgaaaggaaagggggagagaataagacgaaaggaaagggagagaataagacgaaaggaaagggggagagaataagacgaaaggaaagggggagaataagacgaaaggaaagggggaggaataagacgaaaggaaagggggagagaataagacgaaaggaaagggggagaataagacgaaaggaaagggggagagaataagacgaaaggaaagggagagaataagacgaaaggaaagggggagagaataagacgaaaggaaagggggagaataagacgaaaggaaagggggaggaataagacgaaaggaaagggggagagaataagacgaaaggaaagggggagaataagacgaaaggaaagggagagaataagacgaaaggaaagggagagaataagacgaaaggaaagggagagaataagacgaaaggaaagggagagaataagacgaaaggaaagggagagaataagacgaaaggaaagggagagaacCCCTGAAGCCAGACGTGAGTGATGCTGGCGGTAAAACAGAGCCAGGTGTGGGCATGCGCATTGTTTCAACTCACGGCTTTCCTTTCAATCCTTGCCTACCTGTGTGGTTACCTTTTTGTCTTACCTTTCCTTCACGCCCTTTCTGCCAGAGCCTCCATGTGTTTCGGGGGGAGAGGCAGTGGCGAGGGAGGGACTGGGTGCAGACAGCACGTGGTTTTATCCACGATGCGCACACTCTCTTCTTTTCTCAGTGCCCAGTGCCTTGGCGAGAGGTCCTTGCCATTCAGATATGCCCATGAGACTTGGTGTTTGTTGTTTATTGCGGAGCTTTGATCGTGTATTTTGGGTATACATGTACGCTCTCTTGTCCCTTTGGCGAGAAGCACGTGCTGTCTTCTGCTGCTTTTATCCGGATATTCTTGGTGGTCATGGTGACATGTCGGTTGGGAAGAGACTGAGCGATGTTTTGCCAGAAATACAGTGACGTCATAGTCACCCTCCTCCACCCCCTTCACTTctgttctttcttcttcctcctcgtcTCTTCTTTTCCTTGATATACTGACGAATTTTGCGcatctgaagagagagagagagagagagagagagagagagagagagagagagagagagagagagagagagagagagagagagagagagagagagagagagagagagagagagagagagagagagagagagagagagcgagagagagagagagagagagcgagagagagagagcgagagagagagagagagcgagagagagagagagagagcgagagagagagagagcgggagggagagagagagagagagagcgagagagagagagagagagagcgagagagacagagacagagagagatagagaaagagagagagaaagagagagagagaaagagaggaaaagagagagagaaaaagagagagagagaaagagagagaaagagaaagagagagagaaatagagagagagagaaagagagagagagagaaagagagagagagagagagaaagaaagagagagagagagagagagagacagagagagagagaagggggggggggactttttttaatttataagTAAAAGCCTTTTCCCTGagtaattttcattttattcttgGATTTTTGCTCAGATGAAGGAAGTACGACGACATAAGACCGTATTATGTCCtaaatggaaaaaaacaccTGTGCTCAAGATTTTTGCTTAATTCTGTCCCTGGTTCTACTCCAAATCCTGTTGCTGAAACATTTTATTCGGATTTTCCATTACCCTCTGCTCACGTTGCTACAACACTCTCCGTTTGTAGTAACACATTTCTGTGGTTGCCGCAAAGATTTGTGTTTGCCTACACCAGCGCCTGTAGTACCACAGCCGGATCAGATCCAGGACGCACAGTTAGTACAACATCcgggcggtctgctctctgaggATGTCTTCCCGATGGTGGTGTCCACATATTGCTGTTTGCCATTGTTGAACTATCTAGGCGCGTCCGCAGTGGTCTGAATCGGCCGCGAAGTTTTCCAATGGCAGTGGTGTTGAATATGTATAATGGTTGTGTCCACACATTTTTGGCTATACGCCATGGACATGCGCGCCTGTTGTAGCTTATACTTCCCTTCGTAGGCGCGCTTTTTCAGTGTGCAAACTATTGAAAACAtgttcacaaaaacatgtcTTAGATGATATAGTCCAATGATTCCCTTCTTAGTCGCGTAGAATATGTACAATCCCCGATGGGTGCggttgcgagagagagagagagagagagagagagagagagagagagagagagagagagagagagagagagagagagagagatatataataTTTTCCCataagaaacacacaaacagtaacataaatTAGCAAGAGCGCAAACGAAATGACCGCGATCCATACCAACTCATATGGGTCACACCCACTTCTCACACATACTAATCATGCCGGGCGGGTTTTATTTCCATTATCTAGCGTGAAAACATCAAGACGGCCAGGTAATCGCCGCAATCATTAATTATCACACATGTCTAACGCACTTCAGGGCAATAATCACCTAGTTAGTAAAGGCTGCGTGATAACCTTTCGGGACCCGGGTGATAACTAGGCCGCGATAAACCGTCAGCGAACAAGTTCCGTGAACACCGGACGTCACCGGTTTGGGTCAGATTAAGTGGTTGGCCAGTGAATTAATGCCTCATTAATGATTGTAATTTCCTCTCTCAGTCTGGGTCGTCATCGCTCTGTCTGTGACGCATCTCTggtcccccaccccccccccccccccttcgcagttacccccctccccaccaccacctgcTCCTCTTCCCTCCAATCTCTCACCcatctgtgtatttgttgtaCTTGACATTTTGACTGCTCCTGCGCATGATTTAAACATACTGTAAAGTATATtttttggtggtgttgttgtttgaaACTGCTCTGGTTATATTTCATTGCAGTACCTTGTCTTAGGACTTTCAAAAGAACCTGATCCAGCTTTGTAGGAACGTGACTAAaggactaagaaagagagttaAAAACTCTTGTTCCCTCTTTCGTcacaaagttgttgttgttgttgttgttgttgttgttgttgttgttgttgttgttgttgttagccgTATATATGCAAGGAGTGTATGGATGTACGAGTGtttccacaccaggacaaatTCCAATGGCTGTTATGCTAAATGGCGAAATAAAttcgtgttcttgttcttgttcttgcgtattttgttgtggtgttcttttttgttccaattGAATAACCGTTGAGAGTGTTGACTGATGTAATCATGACGCCGCGTTCTGTATGATTTCAGGTGTTTTCATGCTGATCTCTCACTACGCCAACGTCGTCATGAAAGGCTTAGTCAGCGACAAGTTCTTGTGCATGAATCCCCAGACGTCGGAGCTCTACAATAGGGTGAGTACGCACTTGGTACGTGCATAACTTTTCTACACTTTTGGGATGGTCGGGCAATAAGACATTGTGGGTGTTTTAAGCCGAAATAGTCTGATTAAAACTGCAAGCAAAAATGGCCTCCAACTCGCATAAAGCATCGTGTCACTGATCGATCCAAACTTTTACATAATTATGCGacaagagagagtgacagaagTCAAAAGggagtaaggggggggggggtggaaagagagagggagagacagaggagggtttaaaaaaaaagatttgcaCTGAGAGAAAATAATtagataagataaaataaatgCATTTTTTCGAAGGTAAGgggtgaggagagagagagagagagagagagagagagagagagagagagagagagagagagagagagagagagagagagagagagagagagagagagagagagagagagagagagagagagagattgttgtGACAGATTGAGATGTACAGACATACTGAATTGTTtcgttttcatttcatttcatatcGTACCTTATCCTTCGTTTGCTTCGTAGCAACTAAGTCAACGAGTGCAACAACAACCCTCAGCTCACCTTGCACTCGCACATCACAACCAAACCCATAGCATGACGCTTAACTtaaccaaacaaaataatgtttaaatgaggatgaaagtcgcttgtttcatttcaatgcttgtaattctctcaggtgccaggagaatggttccgaataacttgCACTTACTCTATCACACATATCGTATGCATTTAGATCGCTGACTTGCCTTTGTTTATATCAGATCGCTTGACTAAACCCTCTCTACTTGTCTCCCTTTCCCCAACAGTCCCAGGTACACAGCGACTGCTACATCCAGGAGGCTGTCCGCAACCTCAGCAGCTACATCGTTTACAGCTTCAAGGAGTGTCGGACCCCGGACAAGAAGAAGTGCTACCTGGGCATGTACCGCAACGGCACCATGCGGGCAGGCAACCAGGCCCGGCAGTCTCAGGGCACCGCGCAGTGGCTCACCGTCGAGGTCAAACCAGAGGACGAGAAGAACGCGGAAGACGAGAAGGAGACCATCAGGAAGCAAGGCGGGTGGACCGCCCCTACCGCCACCCCgagcccccccacccccagacCGGTCAGCGAGAAGGAGCAGCGACGCAAACGGGTGAAGCGGTGGTGCCGTAACCTCAGCGTCATTCGCAAGAAGCCGGACAAATTCGTCAAGAGGTGTAAGCGGAACTGTGACATTCTCCAGCGCATGATAGCCGACCCCGAGCGGTCCATGCGACACTGCCTCATCAGTCTCGTCAGGAGACGAATCCGCAACAAGGCCCGGAAGCGCGGAGGGCAGATGCTGGATGACAAGACACTTAAGAGAAAGAGTCGCGATCAAGCACAGCGCCTGTGGCCTCGCCGAGAGGAGATCTTCCGGAGGCTACGACATTTACGGCGCTGCAACCTGAAACATCGACGGCGACCGGGGCAAAAAAAGTACTCGTGCACCAAAAAGGAACTTCGTCGTCAcgaaagaaaaaatacaaaaaaaagaaggatgAGAAAGATAAGCCAATCAAAATCATCGACGACCCCTTCCGGGTCATCGGTCTCCTTGGGGTCAAGGTCGACCCCAAGGTCGAGGAGACGTCGCTTAAGGCACCCGCGGAAAAGAGGTGGTAGAGAAAGACACAAGCAAGAGGAGGGACATGTGAAAAGCAGACACTCACAAACAAGTGCGCGAGACAGAGATGCAGAGAAAGAGTTTCAATCAAAAAGTAGACTGTTAACTACATTGACTCCTAGCTGAGGAAGGTTTTGAAATGattgggtttgtttgttgtctcgGTGGTTTCCGTCAATACGCTGGTATAAGTACGGCCTGCGTGCCAGGAATGGAGTGGAAGCCTCAGAAGGTTCGTAAAGATGAAAGTTGACGACTTACCTGCAAAGTATTCCATCAGGCCAAGGGGTCCTAGACTTGTCCTGCGCATGTCTGGGATATGTTCTAGGTTTCGGGCTTTACCAGCAAGATTCAGGAATCGGAAGAATTGCGTTTGAAAAGTTACCACCATGTTTCGATGGAACGGTAAGGTTTAACACACGCACTGACGGAGAAATATTGTGTGCATCAAAGGAAACTGCGACTGTTTGCCACAACATTTGAGGACTGCACAACACAGCTTGAGAAGCATGCCATTTGAAGGAGAATCTGTATGAGCACTTGTGTGAACATCACCCAAATTGTATCCGTGCACATAGTGTGAAAACGCGCCATTCAGGGATGTGTCTAGAACAGGAATTGTAACGCACCGTGTGGGAACGGCAGTGCCATTTGTGGATGTCTGTTTTGTCTAGTGTTTGCCACGCTAAAAAAAATGACAGAAACGTGAATCAC is part of the Littorina saxatilis isolate snail1 linkage group LG6, US_GU_Lsax_2.0, whole genome shotgun sequence genome and encodes:
- the LOC138969556 gene encoding uncharacterized protein (The sequence of the model RefSeq protein was modified relative to this genomic sequence to represent the inferred CDS: added 295 bases not found in genome assembly), which gives rise to MLAVGAPVTTTPTTTTPTFNTFNDTLLQPTAAALVGNQSLDVALGDQPGPPFREGTPTFPDFWKSSTQRPLYITNRHGKYLEMWPNGHTRGVSEKNSFCVFMLISHYANVVMKGLVSDKFLCMNPQTSELYNRSQVHSDCYIQEAVRNLSSYIVYSFKECRTPDKKKCYLGMYRNGTMRAGNQARQSQGTAQWLTVEVKPEDEKNAEDEKETIRKQGGWTAPTATPSPPTPRPVSEKEQRRKRVKRWCRNLSVIRKKPDKFVKRCKRNCDILQRMIADPERSMRHCLISLVRRRIRNKARKRGGQMLDDKTLKRKSRDQAQRLWPRREEIFRRLRHLRRCNLKHRRRPGQKKYSCTKKELRRHERKNTKKRRMRKISQSKSSTTPSGSSVSLGSRSTPRSRRRRLRHPRKRGGRERHKQEEGHVKSRHSQTSARDRDAEKEFQSKSRLLTTLTPS